A single Triticum dicoccoides isolate Atlit2015 ecotype Zavitan chromosome 2A, WEW_v2.0, whole genome shotgun sequence DNA region contains:
- the LOC119357159 gene encoding uncharacterized protein LOC119357159: MPRLPCCCCSTDFFYSKIPAQHINQAMASLTRAARSFLRTKHSGTVTKMSLEIYLVGNYSHDIGPLVRDAIDNGTVRELDLTIADDKDFRCKHADMLQKARVVDGFFSTYPNVLPCLTRLHLYNLRFAEGDMLHRTLFDCCKQLQHLSLDHCDAGDGSVWQIDAPSSGLRVLELRYSYLKRLEVRCLPKLELLRWEVWLHNETPLHFGSVPCLKELFLLCGADIDHPGFSLSQLLDGATDIHTLTLNFQGEKLWIQPESRQLRAAFSKLRKLSIYGIYVEFDLLWTINLLEAAPTVEVFEVEAFEHPCSVPFWARVGLQSSKAAYDGSCSKAGDCSFDGK; this comes from the exons ATGCCCAGATTACCCTGTTGCTGCTGCTCTACGGATTTTTTTTATTCTAAAATACCAGCGCAACACATAAATCAAGCAATGGCGTCCCTGACCAGAGCTGCTAGGAGTTTCTTGCGCACCAAACACAGCGGAACCGTCACAAAAATGTCCCTTGAGATCTACCTCGTTGGCAACTACTCGCATGATATTGGCCCGCTGGTCCGTGACGCCATCGACAACGGCACGGTAAGAGAGCTGGACCTCACCATTGCCGACGACAAGGATTTCAGGTGCAAACATGCAGATATGCTGCAGAAAGCACGGGTCGTGGACGGGTTCTTCAGCACGTATCCTAATGTGCTCCCTTGCCTCACGAGGCTCCACCTCTACAACCTGCGCTTCGCCGAGGGGGACATGCTGCACCGCACGCTGTTCGACTGCTGCAAGCAGCTGCAGCACCTCAGCCTGGACCACTGCGACGCCGGCGACGGCTCGGTGTGGCAGATAGACGCACCGAGTTCGGGGCTCAGGGTTCTTGAGCTCCGCTATTCCTACTTGAAGAGGCTCGAGGTGCGCTGCCTTCCCAAACTAGAGCTGCTCCGTTGGGAGGTCTGGCTGCACAATGAGACCCCCTTGCATTTTGGTTCTGTGCCGTGTCTCAAGGAGTTATTCCTCCTATGTGGTGCAGACATTGACCACCCGGGGTTTAGTTTAAGCCAGCTTCTAGATGGTGCCACAGACATCCATACCCTGACCTTAAACTTCCAAGGAGAAAAG CTTTGGATCCAGCCTGAAAGCAGGCAACTCCGTGCTGCATTCAGCAAGCTAAGGAAGCTGTCTATTTATGGCATATATGTTGAGTTTGACCTGTTATGGACAATAAATCTCCTTGAAGCTGCTCCAACCGTGGAGGTATTTGAGGTTGAG GCGTTTGAACATCCATGTTCCGTACCATTTTGGGCACGTGTTGGCCTTCAAAGCTCCAAAGCAGCTTATGATGGGTCGTGCTCCAAAGCTGGAGACTGTTCTTTTGATGGAAAATGA